The sequence below is a genomic window from Rudanella lutea DSM 19387.
AAGTTAGTGAAGTAGGTGAGACAAACGTACCCGGCGTGTTTGCTGCGGGCGACGCGACAACGCTTTATCGGCAAGTGAGTCAGGCGGTTGCCAGCGGTGCAAAAACGGGGGCCTGGATTAATCGAGAGTTACTCACTGCTTCATTGCAGGAGCGTGTTGTAAAATTGGCCGATTTGGATCAGTGAAAGGTGTAAATACAGCCACGGGCTCATCAAAATCGGTAGGCCAGAAGCGTACCTCCACCAAATTTGATATCCCGAATCAGTCGGGCATTTGGTCGAGGTATGTTTTTTGTGTCTGTTTTTTGGTGTAAAACTGCGTTGTTTCCATCGTTTCGTGCCGAAGATGCTGTTGCACGTGCTCCAGACTAACACCCGATTCGAGCAGAAGCTGCCCAGCGGTGTGGCGTAAACTGTGTGCCGACATTCCTTTACGTTTCAGTCCCTGCTGCCGCAAATACTTGTCGACAACGTAACGGATCTGGTGTGTTTTTAGCTCGTCGAACAGAGACTCGTTTTGCCGGGCGGGTACAATGGGCCAGCGCTCTGTTTCCCGTAAAAACGCTTCAACCGCCTGACGGCATTCGGCAAAAAACTTGATCGGTTTGCGCGTATGTTTCCCTTTGCCCAACACCCGCAGTTGCCCCCGGTCAAAATCCAGGTCACCGAGTCGCAGGCGGGTCACTTCCACAGTTCGCAACCCTTCCAGACTCAGCAAAGCCATAATGGCTAAATCGCGCGCCGACTCGGGTACGGCAAGCAAGTCGCGCCGTTCGTTAGCTTCAAGGCTATCTTTGTAAAAGGTACGTTCAATCGCCAACCCACGAATATCGCTAATATCGCGCAATTCGTTGATTTGCTGCCCATTAAGCCCTAAGTTTTCCCGTTTACGGATGCACCAAACGGCCAATTGCTTAACCGCCGACAGGTACAGATTTACCGTAAACGGCGAGTAATCTTCCGCTTTCAGATGGTGAACAAAATCGGCTACGGTTTGCCCGCTCAACGAAGCCGTCTGCCCCAGGTGCAACTGCCCATCGACGTAAGCGAAAAAGGCATTCAGGGCCTTCGTGTAGGTTTCTTTGGAACGATCACCCCGTAGGTTTTTAGCGTCCCGAATAAACCGAAGTACCAGCTCATTCATAGCGGGCGGCAGCGTCGGGCCGCTCGGGTCGGGCACAACGGTAGGTTGACCAATCTGCTGGAAGAACAACATAAACTTCCGAATCGGCGAAACCCGATTGGGTGGCAAATAGGCGGTGTACTGCGCAAAGCTCACTCCGTCGATCGGCCTGTTTTTCTGGAGACAGTCATCGACAAACGCGCGAGCATGCCGGGGGTAATTACTTGACTTCGGTAGGTCGGTCGCGAAGTACCGGATCAGCTGACTCACTGTCAGTCGCGATTGCATCGCCCCCAACCCCTGTTGTGTACGCCCATCCAGTTTACGAAGTCCCTTCATCATCATTGGTTTAGCAATTCAAAGATCATACATTTTCCGGTTTTCACCAATTCACGCAAATCATAATTTATGAGACGGTGAAAGATTTAGACCAGTTGTCTACTCTGTCGTGCACACAAACAAGCCGCCCCGGCCAAATTTCAGTAGTGAAATGAGACCGGGGCGAGAAAAGCACGTATTTGAATGGAGAACGTATCCTGCTGATTAGCGATTAGGCTTCATCATTCATTACACACGGTACATTCTACATTTGCTTACAGTATAGTGCTTAGTTGGAGATTATTTGCAAAAATTTGGTCGGTCGTTCGGGGTCGGGGACAAACCAGGCTGGGTTACCCTCTTCGTCTCGGCCCAAACGGGCGCCAATAATCGGAGGTGTGCTTTTTTTATTTTTCTTTCGAACAGCTAGTTTGGGCATAAACTCCGCATCAGCCAAATCCTGAATACTCTCGATAAATGCCTCAACGATTCGGTCAATGTCATCGGGCGTGTGTGCTTCGGTCATGAAGCACGGAAAACCATCCCAGATATGAATACCTCGCTCGCGCATGAGCGTAAACAACAACTCACTGTAGGGGATCTCCTCCAAAAACTTGATTCTCCAAAGGGAGCCAAACTGCGACACCAGAATAGGCAGCTTATTGTCAGTTACAAACTGATTCATCGCATCAGCCAGGGTGCGGGCTTTGTCGGTCAATCGCTGTTGCAACGCAGGGCCTTGCTTCTGCATATACGTTAGCGAGGCTTTGGCAGCCGCCAGGGCCAACGGGTGCCGCACAAAGGTTCCTGCATAAAACGTGATGTCAGCCTCAGGATATGACGCGTCGCCGTAATTCCAGAAACCACCATCCAGTGCATCCATAAAAGTTGCCTTACCCGCAACTACACCAATGGGCAAACCGCCACCCACTACTTTACCATACGAAGCCAGGTCTGCCTGAATACCAAACAACCCCTGAGCGCCAGCGGGGTGCATGCGAAATCCGGTGATAACTTCATCGAAAATCAAGGCCGTACCCGACTCCGTTGTTACTTCTCTGACCTTCTTCAAAAACTCAACCGGCTGAAATTCAGCGCGTCGACTTTGTACGGGCTCTACCAGCACGGCCGCCAGTTCGTTGGCTCGTTTGCGAATGATGGCCAGACTTTCGTCGGTACCGTAATCCAGAATGAGCAAATTTTGGACAGCCTCCAAAGGAATTCCCAAAGCAGCCGGGTACGATTGCTGCGAACCGCCCGCGCGAGCAATTACTTCATCGAAGATGCCGTGGTAGGAACCCGTGAACACCACCACCAGCGAACGGCCGGTCACGGTGCGGGCCATGCGCATGGCAGCCAATACCGCTTCAGACCCAGTGTTACAAAGAGCAGCCCGCTCAAAGCCGGTGAACGAACAAATCATCTGGCAAACCTCACCAGCCAGCCGATGCTGCGGTCCAATCTCGTACCCTTTGTCCAGTTGTTCGTGAAGAACTTTATTCAGAAAATCAGGCCGGTGCCCAAACAGGATCGAGCCGAAACCATTGAGGACATCGATGTATTCATTCCCGTCAATGTCCCACAGCCGGCTACCGAGCGACTGATCAACCACAATCGGGTACACAATTTCTTTGGTCAACGGCTTAAAACCCGTAACCGCCCGGGGGTCGGCCATCCACGGGCGATACTGCTGCGTATGCGCTTTACTACTGGCTGTTTTTTGGTTGTAGCGCTCTACATGTTCGTGTAAGAACTGTTTTTGCGAAGGACTCAGGGCTGTTATGTGGCGCTCGATCCGGGCACCAGCTCCAAATGGCCTGGCCACTGTTGCGGGCTCCTGAATTGGAGAAACCTGAGCCGCAGGCTGGGGAACCGGGGCAGGTGCAGGCGCACTATTAACCACATTAACGCCCTGTAAAATAGCCAGTTGCTGATTCAAAATCTGAATCTGCTGCGCAAACAGATTCACCACAGAAGGAGCATCGGGCAGGCTACTCACCACAGCTTGCGGGATAACCGGTTGCCTATCCGCTTGGTTCTGAACAGGCGCAGCAACAGCCTGATTCACGGGCCCAACCGGACGCTCGGGCATAACCACTGCCGATGACGGGGCGGCAACGGGCCGATACGCATCGGCGGGCAACTTACTATCGAGATAGGCGAGTAACTTTTCCAG
It includes:
- a CDS encoding tyrosine-type recombinase/integrase yields the protein MKGLRKLDGRTQQGLGAMQSRLTVSQLIRYFATDLPKSSNYPRHARAFVDDCLQKNRPIDGVSFAQYTAYLPPNRVSPIRKFMLFFQQIGQPTVVPDPSGPTLPPAMNELVLRFIRDAKNLRGDRSKETYTKALNAFFAYVDGQLHLGQTASLSGQTVADFVHHLKAEDYSPFTVNLYLSAVKQLAVWCIRKRENLGLNGQQINELRDISDIRGLAIERTFYKDSLEANERRDLLAVPESARDLAIMALLSLEGLRTVEVTRLRLGDLDFDRGQLRVLGKGKHTRKPIKFFAECRQAVEAFLRETERWPIVPARQNESLFDELKTHQIRYVVDKYLRQQGLKRKGMSAHSLRHTAGQLLLESGVSLEHVQQHLRHETMETTQFYTKKQTQKTYLDQMPD